GGATTTATTGTAAATACGATACAAGTCTTACGATCAAACCAGAAGAACCATAATTaatacaatattgcagaagctCAACAAGAAGCTTCTTTATTCAGTACATAAAACTCTCAAATCATACTTAATGCTATGCTAACAATTATTCAAACCAAGTTTTAACTTTTAagtgttttttttccttaagTTAAGGCTTTCCATAAAATCAATATTTGACATATGCACTAGTGGTGTTGACGTCTTTGACGAGAGTCAAAAGCACCGGCATAAGCAAGCACTTTGAACTATCTTGCTTGTAGACAAATCCTTTGCAATTGCAATCATTGGTGCACTTGTCTCTACATGCTTCAAATTCCATCACAACTTCTTGACTATCCGGAGACCACTGGTGattcaagaaagattgcacccCATCGAGCTTGTAATATGTTGCCTTAGGTTTCTTCCCACACGAGCCCAACGTTGGTGGTTGACAATTTTCTGTCCATGCCAAGAGCCCTTTTGGTGTAGGACATGCCACACACATCCCATTTTGGCACAATCCAAAATTACCACATTTTGTTGGCAAAGCACATTCTGTTGCCAAATTACTTGGAAAGAAACTATAGGTCTGCATCCATCTATCAAATCTGACTTTGTCATTGTAAGTATAAGCCTTGACATTGCCATCAGTTTCAAGCCTCAGAAAAGAGTACGTTGCATTGTAATTTATTTTACTGAGTTGTTGAATCCCATCAACCTGTGGTTTTGGCGCTGGCGATTCGAATATTTCAAAGATAAGGTTCCAAGCTATTGGAGTAGGCTCCCACGTCGAAGGTTGGGTGTTAAACCTTACAGTACTGCCAAAATTCCCCGGCCAACCATTGTAGCGAACTTGTTGGCCAGCGTTGTTTAGATACAAGAGGAGGCCATCATCTCCAAGCACTAAGCTGTACTTTCCATCGGAGCCATCAACATCAGAAGTTCGACTGACAAGCTTGTTTACGCCACTCTCGCGAAGGGACTGCCCAACTAGTAACGAATCAACTGGATAATCAAAGCTTTGCCAAATGAACTTTCCCTTTGTATCATACAGCACAAGGTTGCCATTCTGGAGTAATTTGATGCCCGTGACACCCTTGTTAGCAGTGTTGGTTTGCCACACTAGGCTGCCGTCAGAGTCGGCTAGGACCAGGTTTCCATCCCGGCCGAAAGAAAGGGTGGCGTTTTCTTTCACGGGGTGGTTGCGGTTGGCATCCCAAACCCACCGCATTAGGCCCTCGTCATCTGGGATGCCAACAC
The DNA window shown above is from Coffea arabica cultivar ET-39 chromosome 5e, Coffea Arabica ET-39 HiFi, whole genome shotgun sequence and carries:
- the LOC113743197 gene encoding EP1-like glycoprotein 2 codes for the protein MARRTFPFSPCLSILLLLCFLAISTRAQVPTNNTFKIVNTGPLGEFQNFVPTAEYGATYRIITNDVYDFYTFPFRLCFYNTTPASFVLGIRVGIPDDEGLMRWVWDANRNHPVKENATLSFGRDGNLVLADSDGSLVWQTNTANKGVTGIKLLQNGNLVLYDTKGKFIWQSFDYPVDSLLVGQSLRESGVNKLVSRTSDVDGSDGKYSLVLGDDGLLLYLNNAGQQVRYNGWPGNFGSTVRFNTQPSTWEPTPIAWNLIFEIFESPAPKPQVDGIQQLSKINYNATYSFLRLETDGNVKAYTYNDKVRFDRWMQTYSFFPSNLATECALPTKCGNFGLCQNGMCVACPTPKGLLAWTENCQPPTLGSCGKKPKATYYKLDGVQSFLNHQWSPDSQEVVMEFEACRDKCTNDCNCKGFVYKQDSSKCLLMPVLLTLVKDVNTTSAYVKY